A window of the Euzebyales bacterium genome harbors these coding sequences:
- the nth gene encoding endonuclease III, producing the protein MQIPDDVHRDSGKTRRAPAMIEALIDEYEGGVVELDWTTPFELLIATILSAQSTDTKVNEVTAELFRKYPDPQSYLAVDENELQADIYQTGFYRQKTRAIRGVCAALLEHFDGDVPETMADLITLPGVARKTANVVQSAAFPDTHTTDPDAGVAVDTHVKRLSRRFRFTRHEDPARIERDLMRLLPREQWGPASLCIILHGRRVCDARRPRCGDCVVEPLCPSSLIAGKRDKAGQAVGLG; encoded by the coding sequence ATGCAGATCCCGGACGACGTCCACCGCGACAGCGGCAAGACCCGGCGCGCACCCGCGATGATCGAGGCGTTGATCGACGAGTACGAGGGCGGCGTGGTGGAGCTCGACTGGACGACGCCGTTCGAACTGCTGATCGCGACGATCCTGTCCGCGCAGTCCACGGACACCAAGGTGAACGAGGTCACGGCGGAGCTGTTCCGCAAGTATCCGGATCCGCAGTCCTACCTGGCCGTCGACGAGAACGAGCTGCAGGCCGACATCTACCAGACCGGGTTCTACCGCCAGAAGACCCGGGCGATCCGCGGGGTCTGCGCGGCGCTGCTCGAGCACTTCGACGGCGACGTGCCCGAGACGATGGCGGACCTGATCACCCTGCCGGGCGTCGCCCGCAAGACCGCCAACGTCGTGCAGAGCGCGGCCTTCCCGGACACCCACACCACGGATCCCGACGCCGGCGTCGCGGTGGACACCCACGTCAAGCGGCTCAGCCGCAGGTTCCGGTTCACGCGCCACGAGGACCCGGCCAGGATCGAGCGCGACCTCATGCGGCTGCTGCCCCGCGAGCAGTGGGGGCCCGCGAGCCTGTGCATCATCCTGCACGGTCGGCGCGTGTGCGACGCCCGGCGACCGCGGTGTGGTGACTGCGTGGTCGAGCCGCTGTGCCCGTCGTCGTTGATCGCGGGCAAGCGCGACAAGGCCGGCCAGGCGGTCGGCCTCGGCTGA
- a CDS encoding PstS family phosphate ABC transporter substrate-binding protein — MRANWRLMASLLAVLALLLTACGAGDSAQEEVPASEASGGESGGDGSESSDSGGGGDVSGSIEIDGSSTVGPLTDAIAEEYANEQPNVQVNVGISGTGGGFERFCGEGSTDISNASRPIEDDEVQLCEENGIEFTEVRVGTDALTMVTSPDSEGLSCLTTDEVAAIFGPDSVRNWREVNPEFPDEEIQVFAPGTDSGTYDFMVEDALGLEESTQDYNASEDDNIIAQGVQGTPYSWGFFGFAYYTNNQDGLTALEYDAGDGCVAPSAETAQDGSYGLTRPLFIYLNNSAVREKPQVADFAEYYVDNVNSVIESVGYIPEPDDALEEAKAAVDGAISGESAGSGSSESAS, encoded by the coding sequence ATGCGTGCGAACTGGCGATTGATGGCCAGCCTGCTGGCGGTCCTCGCGCTGCTGCTGACCGCCTGTGGCGCCGGCGACAGCGCCCAGGAGGAGGTTCCCGCGTCCGAGGCGTCGGGCGGCGAGTCCGGCGGCGACGGGTCCGAGTCGTCCGATTCCGGTGGGGGCGGCGACGTGTCGGGCAGCATCGAGATCGACGGCTCGTCGACGGTTGGTCCGCTGACGGACGCCATCGCCGAGGAGTACGCCAACGAGCAGCCGAACGTGCAGGTCAACGTCGGCATCTCGGGCACCGGTGGTGGGTTCGAGCGGTTCTGCGGGGAGGGCTCGACCGACATCTCCAACGCGTCGCGTCCCATCGAGGACGACGAGGTGCAACTTTGTGAGGAGAACGGCATCGAGTTCACCGAGGTGCGCGTCGGCACCGACGCCCTGACCATGGTGACCAGCCCGGACAGCGAGGGCCTCAGCTGCCTGACGACCGACGAGGTTGCTGCGATCTTCGGCCCCGACTCGGTCCGCAACTGGCGCGAGGTCAACCCGGAGTTCCCCGACGAGGAGATCCAGGTCTTCGCACCCGGGACGGACTCCGGTACCTATGACTTCATGGTCGAGGACGCGCTCGGGCTCGAGGAGTCCACGCAGGACTACAACGCGTCGGAGGACGACAACATCATCGCCCAGGGCGTCCAGGGCACGCCGTACTCGTGGGGTTTCTTCGGCTTCGCGTACTACACCAACAACCAGGACGGGCTCACGGCGCTCGAGTACGACGCCGGTGACGGGTGTGTGGCACCCAGCGCCGAGACCGCGCAGGACGGCAGTTACGGGTTGACGCGGCCGCTGTTCATCTACCTCAACAACAGCGCGGTGCGGGAGAAGCCACAGGTCGCCGACTTCGCGGAGTACTACGTCGACAACGTCAACAGCGTCATCGAGTCGGTCGGCTACATCCCGGAGCCCGACGACGCCCTCGAGGAGGCGAAAGCGGCCGTCGACGGCGCGATCTCCGGCGAGAGCGCTGGAAGCGGCTCGTCGGAGTCGGCCTCGTAG
- the pstC gene encoding phosphate ABC transporter permease subunit PstC encodes MTTSGVQPSGQRVDLSAGSARTGERIVLAILWVCAAISVLTTVGIVVILFSEAAGFFGEDNVTLAGFLSGTTWQPFGGDQGEFGVLPLVAGTLLVTVIAMLVAVPLGLASAAYLSEYAPQRVRNTLKPVLEVLAGIPTVVLGYFALTFMTPLLRTTVGQLTTVSIFNAASAGIVMGIMIVPTVASLSEDAMSAVPQALREGAYGVGSTKRHVVTRVVMPAALSGIVAAIILGLGRAIGETMIVALAAGNLPDLTWNPFAQIQTMTAYIVQAVQGEAPRGSLTYESIFAVGALLFLMTLLINIAAARFVRRFREEY; translated from the coding sequence GTGACAACCAGCGGTGTGCAGCCCTCCGGGCAACGTGTCGACCTCAGCGCCGGAAGCGCCCGGACCGGCGAGCGGATCGTGCTGGCGATCCTGTGGGTCTGTGCCGCCATCTCGGTGCTCACCACGGTCGGCATCGTCGTGATCCTCTTCTCGGAGGCCGCGGGCTTCTTCGGGGAGGACAACGTCACGCTCGCCGGGTTCCTGTCCGGCACGACCTGGCAGCCGTTCGGTGGTGACCAGGGCGAGTTCGGCGTCCTGCCGTTGGTCGCCGGCACGCTGCTGGTGACCGTGATCGCGATGCTCGTCGCCGTCCCACTCGGGCTCGCCAGTGCCGCCTACCTGTCGGAGTACGCGCCGCAGCGCGTGCGCAACACGCTCAAGCCGGTGCTCGAGGTGCTCGCCGGCATCCCGACGGTGGTCCTCGGGTACTTCGCGCTGACGTTCATGACGCCGCTGCTCCGTACGACGGTCGGCCAACTCACGACCGTGTCGATCTTCAATGCGGCGAGTGCGGGCATCGTGATGGGGATCATGATCGTGCCGACCGTCGCGTCGCTGTCGGAGGACGCGATGTCGGCCGTGCCGCAGGCGCTGCGCGAAGGTGCGTACGGTGTCGGCAGCACGAAGCGCCACGTCGTGACCAGGGTGGTCATGCCGGCCGCGTTGTCGGGCATCGTGGCCGCCATCATCCTCGGCCTCGGGCGCGCGATCGGCGAGACCATGATCGTGGCGCTGGCCGCCGGCAACCTGCCGGACCTGACGTGGAACCCGTTCGCCCAGATCCAGACGATGACCGCCTACATCGTCCAGGCCGTGCAGGGCGAGGCGCCGCGCGGCTCGCTGACCTACGAGTCGATCTTCGCAGTCGGCGCGCTGCTGTTCCTCATGACGTTGCTGATCAACATCGCCGCCGCACGGTTCGTGCGACGGTTCCGCGAGGAGTACTGA
- a CDS encoding HAMP domain-containing sensor histidine kinase produces MGRIGDGVAQHGVGAPALVILTLLMVVAAVIGVQLGALVPAIVIAVLLACAGTWLLSSIVAAHARVLARRVDAVTEGGDAARQVFGGREEWRELSEAVDRVVSSLHAQADQVVEERVRSQRLLEELPSAVVLFDGEDLVYVNRAAEAMFSIPGLADPEEMAKAFSDPPAKTLLDAVEETRTIGRTIDVEVERGDAVLAARTATVGSGEVVLVVRDVTRARRLAAVRRDFVVNASHELKTPVAGIQALAESLDLALRHNPARATRMVERIEHEAGRLARLVRDLLDLARLEESDEGHERRRVDLVEVVNAQIDRVHNAAAEQRVTVATELPDRCDIIATPGDVRSIVANLIENAVRYNRPGGSVTVRLCRREAMVVLEVTDTGEGIAPAERERIFERFYRIDKARSRAAGGTGLGLSLVRHATERLGGTLQLDSELGVGSTFRVELPVAAD; encoded by the coding sequence ATGGGCAGGATCGGCGACGGCGTCGCCCAGCATGGCGTCGGGGCGCCGGCGCTCGTGATCCTGACGCTGCTGATGGTGGTGGCGGCGGTCATCGGCGTGCAACTCGGCGCGCTCGTGCCTGCCATCGTCATCGCCGTGCTCCTCGCCTGCGCCGGCACGTGGCTGCTGTCGTCGATCGTCGCGGCCCATGCGCGCGTGCTCGCGCGTCGGGTCGATGCGGTCACCGAGGGCGGTGACGCGGCGCGGCAGGTCTTCGGCGGCCGCGAGGAGTGGCGCGAGCTGTCCGAGGCGGTCGACCGGGTCGTGTCCTCGCTGCACGCGCAGGCCGACCAGGTGGTCGAGGAGCGCGTCCGCAGCCAACGGTTGCTCGAGGAGCTCCCGTCTGCCGTTGTCCTGTTCGATGGCGAGGACCTCGTCTACGTCAACCGCGCCGCCGAGGCGATGTTCAGCATCCCCGGTCTGGCGGATCCCGAGGAGATGGCGAAGGCGTTCTCGGACCCACCCGCCAAGACGTTGCTCGACGCCGTCGAGGAGACGCGGACGATCGGCCGCACGATCGACGTCGAGGTCGAACGCGGGGACGCGGTGCTCGCCGCCCGGACGGCGACCGTCGGCTCGGGCGAGGTCGTGCTGGTCGTGCGCGACGTGACCCGCGCCCGCCGGTTGGCCGCGGTCCGGCGGGACTTCGTCGTGAACGCCTCCCATGAGCTGAAGACGCCGGTCGCGGGCATCCAGGCGCTCGCCGAGTCACTCGACCTGGCGCTGCGGCACAACCCCGCGCGCGCGACGCGGATGGTCGAACGCATCGAGCACGAGGCCGGCCGGCTTGCGCGGCTGGTCCGCGATCTGCTCGATCTCGCCCGCCTCGAGGAGAGCGACGAAGGCCACGAGCGCCGCCGCGTCGACCTGGTCGAGGTGGTCAACGCCCAGATCGATCGGGTGCACAACGCCGCGGCCGAGCAGCGCGTGACGGTGGCGACCGAGCTGCCGGACCGCTGCGACATCATCGCGACGCCCGGCGACGTGCGGTCGATCGTGGCGAACCTCATCGAGAACGCGGTGCGCTACAACCGGCCGGGCGGCAGCGTGACCGTGCGGCTGTGCCGGCGCGAGGCGATGGTGGTGCTCGAGGTGACCGACACCGGCGAGGGCATCGCCCCGGCCGAGCGTGAGCGCATCTTCGAGCGCTTCTACCGCATCGACAAGGCCCGCAGCCGCGCGGCCGGGGGGACCGGCCTCGGGCTCTCGCTCGTGCGGCACGCGACGGAACGGCTCGGCGGCACGCTGCAGCTCGACAGCGAACTGGGCGTCGGGTCGACGTTCCGCGTCGAGCTGCCGGTCGCGGCGGACTGA
- the pstA gene encoding phosphate ABC transporter permease PstA → MAVSTPRREVDEVQRALRRPAGRGRRERTFQLSLMVATAVAVIVLAILLIDILIDGLPSLTLTRFTNYASRFPEEFGFRSGITGTLSLMVVTALLSFPIGVGAATYLEEFAPRNWFTRFVEANVSNLAGVPSVVYGLLGAGVFVYFFSLGRSLVVGAITLSLLILPVIIVASRESLRAVPQALREAGLGLGATRLQTISRQILPQALPGILTGTILALSRAIGETAPILVVGALFSRRSDNVPWDIDDAFSALPIQIYNLVSRPQAEFQEMVAPAGIIILLVLLLLMNSIAIYLRNRYSRSS, encoded by the coding sequence ATGGCGGTGAGCACGCCCCGGCGCGAGGTCGACGAGGTCCAGCGCGCTCTGCGACGCCCGGCCGGCCGGGGACGCCGTGAGCGCACGTTCCAGCTCAGCCTGATGGTCGCGACCGCCGTCGCCGTCATCGTGCTCGCGATCCTGCTGATCGACATCCTCATCGACGGCCTGCCCAGCCTGACCCTGACGCGCTTCACCAACTACGCGTCGCGATTTCCCGAGGAGTTCGGCTTCCGCTCGGGCATCACCGGCACGTTGTCGTTGATGGTCGTCACCGCGTTGCTGTCGTTCCCGATCGGGGTCGGTGCCGCCACGTACCTCGAGGAGTTCGCTCCGCGCAACTGGTTCACGCGTTTCGTCGAGGCCAACGTCTCCAACCTGGCTGGCGTGCCGTCGGTCGTGTACGGCCTGCTGGGTGCCGGCGTGTTCGTCTACTTCTTCAGCCTCGGACGGTCCCTGGTCGTCGGCGCGATCACCTTGTCGCTGCTGATCCTGCCGGTGATCATCGTGGCGTCGCGCGAGTCTCTGCGGGCGGTGCCGCAGGCGCTGCGTGAGGCCGGGCTCGGTCTCGGCGCGACGAGGCTCCAGACGATCAGCCGCCAGATCCTTCCGCAGGCGCTGCCCGGCATCCTGACAGGCACGATCCTCGCCCTGTCGCGGGCCATCGGCGAAACGGCGCCCATTCTCGTGGTCGGCGCGCTGTTCTCCCGGCGGTCCGACAACGTGCCGTGGGACATCGATGACGCGTTCTCCGCTCTGCCGATCCAGATCTACAACCTCGTCTCACGGCCACAGGCCGAGTTCCAGGAGATGGTGGCGCCCGCGGGGATCATCATCCTCCTGGTGCTGCTGCTGCTGATGAACTCGATCGCGATCTACCTCCGCAACCGCTACTCGAGGAGCAGCTAG
- a CDS encoding response regulator transcription factor, translated as MKSDDARRLPPRRLSSDPYNPEQMPKVMVVEDEPSLVEALEFALAEEGFQVVSTADGRESLSLFAREHPDLVLLDLMLPSMSGTEVCKEIRATSQAPIIMLTARDSEIDKVVGLEVGADDYVTKPFSMRELTARVKAVLRRSADAPAAETSGAVEVAGVRVDRDRHEVTVRGEPAQLPPKEFALLELLVRNAGRVLTREVLIDRIWGADYVGDTKTLDVHIKRLRGRIERDPHDPAHIYTVRGVGYKFLDG; from the coding sequence ATGAAATCAGACGACGCCCGGCGTCTGCCACCCAGGCGCCTGTCATCGGATCCATACAATCCCGAGCAGATGCCCAAGGTCATGGTGGTCGAGGACGAGCCGTCCCTCGTCGAGGCGCTGGAGTTCGCGCTGGCCGAGGAGGGCTTCCAGGTCGTGTCGACGGCCGACGGCAGGGAGTCCCTGTCGCTGTTCGCCCGCGAGCACCCGGACCTCGTGCTGCTCGACCTGATGCTGCCGTCGATGTCGGGCACCGAGGTCTGCAAGGAGATCCGCGCGACCAGCCAGGCGCCGATCATCATGCTGACGGCGCGCGACAGCGAGATCGACAAGGTGGTCGGGCTCGAGGTCGGCGCCGACGACTACGTCACCAAGCCCTTCTCGATGCGCGAGTTGACCGCGCGCGTCAAGGCCGTGCTGCGCCGCAGCGCCGATGCGCCCGCGGCCGAGACGTCCGGGGCGGTCGAGGTCGCCGGCGTGCGGGTCGACCGGGACCGCCACGAGGTCACCGTGCGCGGTGAGCCCGCGCAGCTTCCGCCGAAGGAGTTCGCGCTGCTCGAGCTGCTGGTGCGCAACGCCGGCCGGGTCCTCACGCGTGAGGTCCTCATCGACCGCATCTGGGGCGCGGACTACGTCGGAGACACCAAGACGCTCGACGTCCACATCAAGCGGTTGCGGGGCCGGATCGAGCGCGATCCGCATGATCCGGCGCACATCTACACTGTGCGAGGTGTGGGCTACAAGTTCCTCGACGGCTGA
- the glpX gene encoding class II fructose-bisphosphatase produces the protein MAQPDRELALELVRATEVAALAAGRWMGNANKEAGDQAAVDGMRRMLNEVAMDGVVVIGEGEKDEAPMLFNGERVGNGSPPEVDLAVDPIDGTRLLAEGRPGAIAMIAVAPRGTMFDPGPCVYMMKWVVGSDAVGVVDIDASVADNLAAIAEAKETEISNLTVIMLDRPRHEQLAAELREAGARLRLIMDGDVGASVLAMSPDRPFDVLVGIGGTPEGVATACAVKALRGEMVGRLWPRDDAERRAATDAGYDLDKVLTTDDLVSSENTFFVCTGVTPGELCDGVAYSRQGATTESLVMRGRSGTVRHVHARHRAEKLEQYEMIAR, from the coding sequence GTGGCGCAACCGGATCGTGAACTGGCGCTGGAGCTCGTGCGTGCGACGGAGGTCGCCGCACTCGCGGCGGGTCGGTGGATGGGCAACGCCAACAAGGAGGCGGGCGACCAGGCCGCGGTGGACGGCATGCGCCGCATGCTCAACGAGGTGGCGATGGACGGTGTCGTCGTCATCGGCGAGGGCGAGAAGGACGAGGCGCCGATGCTCTTCAACGGCGAGCGGGTCGGCAACGGCTCCCCGCCTGAGGTCGACCTGGCCGTCGACCCGATCGACGGGACCCGGCTGCTGGCCGAGGGCCGGCCGGGCGCCATCGCGATGATCGCCGTCGCGCCCCGCGGGACGATGTTCGACCCCGGACCCTGCGTCTACATGATGAAGTGGGTCGTCGGCTCCGACGCGGTGGGAGTGGTCGACATCGACGCCAGCGTCGCGGACAACCTCGCGGCCATCGCGGAGGCCAAGGAGACCGAGATCTCGAACCTGACGGTCATCATGCTCGACCGTCCCCGCCACGAACAGCTGGCCGCCGAGCTGCGCGAGGCCGGCGCCCGGCTGCGGCTGATCATGGACGGCGACGTCGGCGCGTCCGTGCTGGCGATGTCGCCGGACCGGCCGTTCGATGTCCTGGTCGGCATCGGCGGCACCCCCGAGGGGGTGGCGACGGCATGCGCGGTCAAGGCGTTGCGCGGTGAGATGGTCGGGCGGCTGTGGCCGCGCGACGACGCCGAGCGCCGGGCCGCGACCGACGCGGGCTACGACCTCGACAAGGTGTTGACCACCGACGATCTGGTGAGCAGCGAGAACACCTTCTTCGTCTGCACGGGCGTCACGCCCGGCGAGCTGTGCGACGGCGTCGCCTACAGCCGTCAGGGCGCGACGACCGAGTCGCTCGTCATGCGCGGCAGGTCGGGAACCGTGCGTCACGTCCACGCCCGGCACCGGGCCGAGAAGCTCGAGCAGTACGAGATGATCGCGCGCTGA
- a CDS encoding NAD-binding protein: MYIVIAGGGKVGRSIAVDLLADHHEVTIIELIEDRCEELLRDHDLLVIHGDACEVRYLEQARLERADVFVATTHDDDDNFVACQLALASFAVPRAIARVNAPHNEEIFDRMNIEAVSTTSLISRLIREELTVGELIHLYTLRAGKVNLVEIDLPPTGNYTARSVVDLSLPRESVLVCIFRLVDGVDEIVIPRGDTRLLAGDQVIALTTPEFEDELRAAVLDDGRE, translated from the coding sequence GTGTACATCGTGATCGCCGGTGGCGGCAAGGTGGGGCGGTCGATCGCCGTCGATCTGCTGGCGGACCACCACGAGGTGACGATCATCGAGCTGATCGAGGATCGCTGCGAGGAGCTGCTGCGCGACCACGATCTGCTGGTCATCCACGGCGACGCGTGCGAGGTGCGCTATCTCGAACAGGCCCGCCTCGAGCGGGCGGACGTCTTCGTCGCGACGACCCACGACGACGACGACAACTTCGTCGCGTGCCAGCTGGCGCTCGCATCGTTCGCGGTACCGCGTGCCATCGCGCGGGTCAACGCGCCGCACAACGAGGAGATCTTCGACCGCATGAACATCGAGGCTGTCTCGACGACCTCGCTGATCTCGCGGTTGATCCGCGAGGAGCTGACGGTCGGCGAGCTGATCCACCTGTACACGCTGCGTGCGGGCAAGGTCAACCTCGTCGAGATCGACCTGCCGCCGACCGGGAACTACACCGCGCGCTCGGTTGTCGATCTCTCGCTGCCGCGCGAGTCGGTGCTCGTGTGCATCTTCCGTCTGGTCGACGGTGTCGACGAGATCGTCATCCCGCGAGGTGACACCCGGCTGCTCGCCGGTGACCAGGTCATCGCGCTGACCACGCCGGAGTTCGAGGACGAGCTGCGCGCCGCGGTCCTCGACGACGGTCGGGAGTAG
- the pstB gene encoding phosphate ABC transporter ATP-binding protein PstB has product MEQQAQAQTRTETVADVGDRHKRTGGRIDSELARQAAGRPRIRADAAVVFDLDNVTVRYGSFPAIREVTMQIRERMITALIGPSGCGKTTLLRCFNRMNDLIPSATVAGTITYEGTDLYGRNVDPVEVRRRIGMVFQKPNPFPKSIRENILFGPKVTGMTYDADELVERSLRRAALWDEVKDKLDSSALGLSGGQQQRLCIARAIAVEPDTILMDEPCSALDPIATGAIEDLMRTLREDYTIVIVTHNMQQAARACDMTAFITTEVQQDDEGHDRRSGRLIEFDDTEVIFGDPHDKRTEGYISGRFG; this is encoded by the coding sequence ATGGAGCAGCAGGCGCAGGCTCAGACCCGGACGGAGACCGTCGCCGACGTTGGCGATCGTCACAAGCGGACGGGTGGCCGAATCGACAGCGAGCTCGCGCGACAGGCGGCGGGAAGGCCCAGGATCCGTGCGGACGCGGCGGTCGTGTTCGACCTCGACAACGTCACGGTGAGGTATGGCTCCTTCCCCGCGATCCGCGAGGTCACGATGCAGATCCGTGAGCGGATGATCACGGCGTTGATCGGTCCGTCGGGGTGTGGCAAGACGACGCTGCTGCGGTGCTTCAACCGCATGAACGACCTGATCCCCAGCGCGACGGTCGCGGGCACCATCACGTACGAGGGCACCGATCTGTACGGCAGGAACGTCGACCCGGTCGAGGTCCGCCGGCGCATCGGCATGGTCTTCCAGAAGCCGAACCCCTTCCCGAAGTCGATCCGCGAGAACATCCTGTTCGGCCCCAAGGTGACGGGCATGACGTACGACGCCGACGAGCTCGTCGAGCGCTCGCTTCGTCGGGCCGCGCTGTGGGACGAGGTGAAGGACAAACTCGATTCGAGCGCGCTCGGCCTGTCCGGCGGCCAGCAGCAGCGCCTGTGCATCGCGCGGGCCATCGCCGTCGAGCCCGACACGATCCTCATGGACGAACCGTGTTCGGCGCTGGACCCGATCGCGACCGGCGCGATCGAGGACCTCATGCGCACGCTGCGCGAGGACTACACGATCGTCATCGTCACCCACAACATGCAGCAGGCGGCCCGCGCCTGCGACATGACGGCATTCATCACGACCGAGGTGCAGCAGGACGACGAGGGTCACGACCGCCGGTCGGGGCGACTCATTGAGTTCGATGACACCGAGGTCATCTTCGGAGACCCGCACGACAAGCGCACAGAGGGCTACATCAGCGGGCGGTTCGGCTGA
- a CDS encoding potassium transporter TrkG, with protein sequence MLFRPDRRDFSLIGFYTGKVLFGVGLAMLVPAAMALALGERNELYAFLLGAGLAIAAGRTTELTLYTREPMSTSHGLATVALSWLIAPIFAGLPLLLSGHYASYLDAYFEAMSGFATIGLTLANDLDHMARSVNLWRHFMQFVGGQGIVVVVLTILASAGGRIGYLYTGEGREEKILPNVIRTSRFIWRVALTYFLIGTALLWIALLAAGLAPATALYHGANLFMAAFDTGGFATQSSSVAFYRSPYVELVLLPIMTAGAFSFALHYQLWLGRRSELARNIETRTIAASTLVMFAILAVGLGRTGTFTDFGVLMRQGFFHLVSAHTTTGLATVPGRLYVTDWGVLAPAVLVAAMAFGGMAGSTAGGIKALRIGLIIKAVLRDVQKVLLPEDAVVVTTFHSSTRKTLTDVQVRAAATILLLWLVLYFAGGLLGLFYGYELQLALFESTAAASSGGLSVGLVRPDLEWPLKVVYTAQMVIGRLEFIAVFALFGYLLAIVRGRV encoded by the coding sequence ATGCTGTTCCGCCCCGACCGCCGCGACTTCAGCCTGATCGGCTTCTACACCGGCAAGGTGCTGTTCGGCGTCGGCCTGGCCATGCTGGTGCCCGCGGCGATGGCACTGGCCCTCGGCGAGCGCAACGAGCTGTACGCCTTCCTACTCGGTGCCGGCCTGGCGATCGCCGCGGGGCGGACGACCGAACTGACGCTGTACACCCGCGAGCCGATGTCGACCAGCCACGGGCTGGCCACGGTCGCGCTGTCCTGGCTGATCGCGCCGATCTTCGCCGGGCTGCCGCTGCTGCTGTCGGGACACTACGCGTCGTACCTCGACGCGTACTTCGAGGCGATGAGCGGCTTCGCCACCATCGGGTTGACGCTGGCCAACGACCTGGACCACATGGCCCGCAGCGTCAACCTGTGGCGCCACTTCATGCAGTTCGTCGGTGGGCAGGGCATCGTCGTCGTCGTGCTCACGATCCTCGCGAGCGCCGGTGGCCGGATCGGCTACCTGTACACGGGCGAGGGGCGCGAGGAGAAGATCCTGCCGAACGTGATCCGCACCTCACGGTTCATCTGGCGGGTCGCACTCACCTACTTCCTCATCGGCACCGCGCTGCTGTGGATCGCCCTGCTCGCGGCCGGGCTCGCGCCCGCGACTGCCCTGTACCACGGGGCGAACCTGTTCATGGCGGCCTTCGATACGGGGGGTTTCGCGACCCAGTCGTCGAGCGTCGCCTTCTACCGGTCGCCGTACGTCGAACTGGTGCTGCTGCCGATCATGACGGCGGGCGCGTTCAGCTTCGCGTTGCACTACCAGCTGTGGCTCGGACGCCGCTCGGAGCTGGCCCGCAACATCGAGACCCGCACGATCGCGGCGTCGACGCTGGTGATGTTCGCCATCCTGGCGGTCGGCCTCGGTCGCACCGGTACGTTCACCGACTTCGGTGTGCTGATGCGTCAGGGCTTCTTCCACCTGGTCAGCGCGCACACCACGACGGGGCTGGCCACCGTACCGGGTCGGCTGTACGTGACCGACTGGGGTGTGCTGGCGCCGGCCGTGCTGGTCGCGGCGATGGCGTTCGGCGGCATGGCCGGCTCGACCGCCGGTGGCATCAAGGCCCTGCGGATCGGCCTGATCATCAAGGCCGTCCTGCGGGACGTGCAGAAGGTGCTGCTGCCCGAGGACGCCGTCGTCGTGACCACCTTCCACTCGAGCACCCGCAAGACGTTGACCGACGTGCAGGTGCGTGCCGCCGCGACGATCCTCCTGCTGTGGCTGGTGCTGTACTTCGCAGGTGGGCTGCTCGGCCTGTTCTACGGCTACGAGCTGCAGTTGGCGCTGTTCGAGAGCACCGCGGCCGCGTCCTCGGGAGGCCTGTCGGTCGGACTGGTCCGGCCCGACCTCGAGTGGCCGCTGAAGGTGGTCTACACGGCACAGATGGTCATCGGCCGCCTGGAGTTCATCGCGGTGTTCGCCCTGTTCGGGTACCTGCTGGCGATCGTGCGGGGCCGGGTATGA